The genome window tTCAgaggcggcgggggaggggcaggagcggAGCGCAGTGCCGGGCGgccggcccccacccccaccgctcGGCCCAAGGCCCGTCCCGCCCCTGCCCTCACCCTCTTCCCCGCGGGGAAGTTGCCCTCTGCATTCCCGAAGGAGCCGGGACCCCCCCAAACCCCAGGGGAAGCCGGCCTCCCAAACCCCACAACGATCCTGCCCAGCCATCACCACCCGGAGGAGATCCAGCTCCTAACGCCCGCCTCCAAGCTCAAGTCAACCCATCCTGCGCCCCGACACTTTGGGATTcccgaccccctccccctcctttcaaTACTCACAATTATATGACCCCCAACTCCCATAAACGTCTGATTCCACCCCCCAACCCTTTCCATTCGGCCCCCGTACAGACTCGTAGGATCCAGTTACCAAAATCCGCGAAGGATCCCATGATGAACCAACCTCCTGCCGTCCCTCTCCCCATCACCCCCAACTCCCGTGAAATCCAGCCCCCACTTAGATCTGAACCCCCAAACTCCACTGGGTCCCAATCCCGCGTGGGGGATCCCCCACAAACCCCCAGAGGAGGTCCAGTGTCCTCGACTCCCCATGCACCGTCCCTGGCAGCCCCTCTCAGCCCAGGCAGAGCCCTTCCCCCCTCTCGGCCAAGTTCCCTGGCACCATCCCCCATACCCGCAGGCCCCGGCCTTGAGGGGTTCAGCAGTCCGAGGTCAGGCCTTTCCTTGCCCATCTAGAAGAAAGTTCCCTCAAACCCCCGGGCTTCCGACCTCTCCCCAGAGCCCCGGCCGCCGTACTCAGACCCCCACCTCCTGGGCTGCTCCGATGCCCCCTTCCCCGGGGAAGCAGCCCTGGACTCTCAGCGGCCACTTAAGATGGCCATCCTCTGCCGCTGCACCCCCCCGCTCGCCTtccgccccgcccgccgccccgcccccgcggcTCTCCGCCGAGCCGGGGGTAGAACCCGCGCCCCGCCTCGCCCGGCCCAGTGCCTTGATTCCGGAGCAGCTAACCTGCTGAttgacctcgggcaagtcacgGCGCCTCTCAGAGCCTCGCCTTCcggctctgtaaaatggggataactttATCAGGGCAGACTCAATAGGACTGTTCTTGTAAAGCTCTCCGCACGGGGCCTGGCATTCAGTGGGCGCTCCCGAACAGcggctatttttattattaattaaggaGTAACGAAGGTGACAGCTGTGTAAACTGTAAAGCGCGGCAATGGAACGAACGGGTATTATTAGCACCCGCCCCCATCCCAGCTACTCCCTCCAAGTCAACAAACTTGAGCCTCTGTGGGCGGGACACGGAGCCAGGAGCGCCCTAGACCGGGATCACTCCGACAACCCCcggccccttcccctcccacaaGGGGCGGTAGGGCCCCTGGGCCTCCCGGAAAGGGGGCGGGGTCCTTAGGAGGGTCTGGCCTGCCCCTCCCCAAGAAAAGACCTAGCCGGTGGCTGCGTCTCCTGGGAGTCCGCTTCCTGCCCCGCCCCTCCGCCCCCTGGATCCTTAAAGGCgcaggcctccagcctggctcCCATTGCTGCCAACTCTTAGGCCGCTGTCGGTGCATCCCCTTTAACCTGCGAGAGAACTTTCACTTTGTTAAATTGAACCTGTGTCTGGGTCAGTTCCAACGAACTCCTTTCCCTGTTTCAAATACGCATTGACTTCACCCAGCTGGAGCAAAGCCTGGGACGTGGAGCGGGGTCCGTGGGGCCTTCCAGACTAGATAAATGTAATGACTGAGACTCACCCACACGGTAAACAGCGTCTCAAGACCCCTCCAGCAACCCAATAACTCGTCCTCCAATCTGTGGCCAACTTCCCCTATCAGTCACCTCTTGGTATGAGGCGGCGGGAGAGACCTGGACTACGAGTCTTCACTCCTGGGTTCTCGTCCTAGCTTGATGACACCTCCTGCCTGGCGTTCTCACACAGGTACCTGCGCCTCTCTGAGGATAACTGCGGTTGGGATGTGGAGACAAAGGCTTCCCCAGGGGGAAAGGGGACGCGGGAGACGCTGAGATATAAACTCAGGCCCAATTCCTGGCGGCTGTGCAACGACAGAGCAATCCTCTAGGAGAGGCATATCTACCAACCCTGGAGGGGACAAAGGTGCCGGAGAAGTTCCTGCCCCTGGGTAAGCCCCTAAGGGTTTCCGCCGCTTTTCCAGCCACGCTTCCAGGACACAGCAGGGCTGAACCAGTGCAAGGCTCCGGAGTATTTCCTCCCCAGGAACCTCACAGATGCCCTCCCCAatctgctctcttcctcctctgaggCTCCCAAGCCCCAACTCTGCCCCTTCAATCCACATGGGGTGAATTTATTTTGACACCACACCCGCTGCACCCCCTGCGCTGGGAATCCAGAGCCTTCCCTGGCTCCCATCCCCAGCTTTTCCAGAGCAGCAGAGCTGAGCACAGAGCCAGGCagacaagactgggggaaaagAAGGGTATTTGGGGCCCAGTATAAATAATGAAGTTCTGGAATTGGCGCTCTCATTTGGGGCTACAAGGGCAACAGGATCCCTGAGGACTATTAATGTGCAGGCACTAGGCACACATGGTTTTTAGGCAACATTTAACAACCATGAGAGAAGGAaagattattatcttcattttattgagGAGGTATGGTTTAGAGCAGTCAAGCAACTGCTTCACTTTCACAtaggagcagagctgggattcaaacccatgtcTCATTTCTCTAGTCTGAAGGAATCCAAAAACTATGGAATCTGCCCTCTACTACCCACAAACTTACAACCGAAATAATTCATCAGACACGGATGTGTTGGTCTATTTATTAGAACTTGTTGTCAGATAAATCACAGGCCCCACCATGGAGCAGGACCTAGatgacagaggaatgggtaatgGATGGAAGCATGCTTACGGCTTCCTCATTTGTGGGAGCTGAGCTGAGCCCAGCCTGGTCATCAAACCTGGGGACTGTCTGGGGATGGCTGGACTCAGTCATGGAGCCAGAGTGGCAAAATCAGGGCCAGGCAGAGCAGGAGAGGTCTAATCCCCTGGGGCATGGCCCCAGCACTCATGGCCAAGGCATAGAACCTCGCCACCTCCTCGTTGGGATTGCCCTGGGCGGGGTCGAACCACATCTGGATGCAGCGGCCACTGCCCCGGCTGTAGTTGCTGAGCTTGTAGGAGTGACTCCAGAGGCCCTCACACAGGGCTGCCGGCGTGGGGAAGTAGAACTCAAATGTGCCACAGGTGGTCCCAGTTGGACACTTGTTAGATCCTGCAGGGGGAGAGAGGGTAGGCACAGACATTCAGCCCCTGGGCCCAAAGCTCATTCATTTCTGGCCCCCCTTAGAAATCCTTGCCCAACCCCAAATCCTCAAACCCCCTTTCTCCattctccacctccatctccccaccctcAGGCCCTCACCTGAGGTCCAGTTCCAGCCCTTTTGCCAGTTGGTCTTGCAGGTGTAGGAGGTGCGGCAGTCTTCCCACCAGCTCTGACAGTCCTCTTTGCACAGGGGCACGTTCAGGAACCGTTCTTTGCGCCAGCTCTGGTTCAcctggggggagtgggggggagggagggctccAGTCAGCCTGAGATGTTGATAGGAACAGCCTTGACTGAGTTGGGCGACAGCCTGCTGGGGTGAGGTGAGGGAGACACCAATACCTCCTGGATCCAGGGCCCCAGATTGGGTGAGCACTCGTACAAACAGTTGTCCTGAATGAAGTGGCGCTTGCAGGCGGGCTCCATTTTGCCACAGTGATCCCAGTTAAAGTTATACAGGGAGGAGGTGTCCCTGTGCAGCTCCTGGCTGACTTTGGCAGAGCAGCAGGCATTCTTCTTCCAGGGGATGCACTGCAGGGGGGAAGACATGAGACTAACTGCCTCCCAGACCACAAGCTCTGCCACCTCCAGCCTCTTCCCATTTGGCTCTTGCTCTCCTGCCCCAGGTAGGTTGTCCTAGGAACGCTTACTGTTAGGACCTCTCTGTCCTTGGCCTCCAGAAACTCCGGTCTTGGGAGAGACTCAGTTACAACAGTGTgatggggaggtggggatggtgagAGCCTGGGAGAAACCCTGTCTTGGGGAGACAATAGCTATCATTTATACAGCGCTTGATACTTTatacaaagtattttattttttcagtaaaaaataattactgagtACTTGTTTTATGCCAGttactgttctagatgctgggaatacagaagagaacaaaacagacagaaataTGTGTTCTGGTGAGGGGAGACAGTAagaactaaaagagaaaaaaaatatatcaggatCTGATCAGTTATATGGAGGAAATTACAGCAGGGAATGGAAATATGGAGTATGGGATGACTGTTGAAATTTTAAATGGGGTGGTTGTGAACAGCCTCACTGGAAGGTGGCATTTTGAGCAAAGGAGGAAAGGGGATACGCTCTGCAGTAATATACGCTGAAGTCTCTCACCCTTTAAACCCCTGGAGTTGCCCACCTCAGTCCTACCCCTACCCCACTACAAGGGCAAGTCCTGTCCCATTCCTCTGTGTGTCCGtgtgcttctctgggcctcagtttcctcatttgtgtcaTGTGGAAGAGAACATCATCTACCCACATTACAGGGCCCCTGGGAATAcgaaatcacacacagaaaacacGTGACAcctggtaggtgctcagtaaatgatcATTTCGCCTTATTGCCAACA of Balaenoptera ricei isolate mBalRic1 chromosome 8, mBalRic1.hap2, whole genome shotgun sequence contains these proteins:
- the FOLR2 gene encoding folate receptor beta; translated protein: MPWKLTPLLLFLAWMAYKCSARARTDLFNICMDAKHHKTKPGPEDKLHDQCIPWKKNACCSAKVSQELHRDTSSLYNFNWDHCGKMEPACKRHFIQDNCLYECSPNLGPWIQEVNQSWRKERFLNVPLCKEDCQSWWEDCRTSYTCKTNWQKGWNWTSGSNKCPTGTTCGTFEFYFPTPAALCEGLWSHSYKLSNYSRGSGRCIQMWFDPAQGNPNEEVARFYALAMSAGAMPQGIRPLLLCLALILPLWLHD